ATTGAAAAGGTTAAAACTCTCTTCTCTTATGATGTAGTATCAGttaattcaattttgttatgACCGGTTACATAAATTTTGTTTgcatatatttcaatttttacaACTTTGACTGTCTGCTAGCGAAGGTTTTTTTATACTAAGCGTTTTCATACATACAAAACAAGAAATAAGTGATAACATTTTCTTTGGTCGGCAGCAAATGTGAGATCTATTTTTACAAATGTCACTTATTTTTCAGTTATATACTGTGTATGATATATTAGCAAACAGACAAGTAATAGTattcaaaaacaataataatgtcAAAATGTTTATCGCGTGAACACCAGAACTAGTAAAATTGTACAACAGTATGTTTCTTTTTGGTTATAAAATCCGAcacatttttttatgaaaaataactaaattatagaTAAAGATACGGATTTGTTAATATTAAGTTATTAAGATTCTAACATTTTCATGTGAATAGAAGTATAGAACTACGGAGGAGAAATTTTGGCAAGAAAGGTTGCAAAAGATGTTGGAGGTGATAAATTAATTGGCCTAATTAATTTACCAATTAACCTTTACTCCGAACCAAAGTAAACCACTAGCTGTTTCCACTTGTCATGCATGCATTGGGACCATTTCTTCTCCCATGCCCCACTCTTTTCAACCCACCCAACCGGATTTTGCTCTTTCGGGTCGGGTTCTTAACTTTTCTACTCGGCTACGTTTTTTATTTATAGTGTAACCCCTCTTTATCTAATATTTCAAATTCAggttatctttttctttttacatttatttacaTCCAACATAGTTATACATAACAATTCATAtattatcatataataaaaCCCCCTGATTTAGCTAAGAGGCaggtataaaatatttactaagACGATCTCCAAcgtattttcctatttttttcttctataatagagtatttctctatatttttctctaaaaataaatattcttacaagattctttttatgttttacaaTTAACACATTTTActtataaatgttaaaaattgatcattttattttaatttttgatttttcataaaattgatgtaaactaaatattttactcaaaaagacataatacaaaatataataaaataaaatagacatTATCCAACCATCAATATTActatattttcctataaatgaTTATTAATGCATTCCGAAATGAGAAATGAaattttatcaaagttgttgGAGTATGttgtattaattaatatttaggtTGAACTTAAATATGTTATCCATATGAAAagtatatgtgaaaattttaattttaatttaaactttaattacatataaaactttaaatatcatttgttaaataatttttttttcgttttacataaaataataattatttttttgtttatgttatttataattgTGAAAACTTAAGAAGTACTCCTTttgttcccgaaagtaagattttgtAAAGTAttcacgcttattaagaattcaataaatgtttataatttttttttttttactttattatatacattcaaataacttttcaccaaagaaatttaatcaattcaaatattttcatttaatgtttcttaacaacataaaaaataccttaaacatatagaaattttatctttgtggaacaagtaaaaaatctaaaacatcttattttcgagaacggagagagtattatgtaaacaaaaaaccgtgttgttatatataaaaagaaattgtATTTCtccataataaatatttttatcataattacAAAAAGCTAAagaactaatttataaataaaaatttttgcctctattatagaggaatgcTGTTTTTACCTCTAaatatagagagaaaaaaatatcaatttctattttaagagaaaaaataaagataggTTAGAGTATATTTTACCCTATTATAGAGTAtagagacaaaaatagcacgaggttggagatgctctaaatcATTTGGTTTGAACTCTATAGAGTGAtattgaaaaaggaaaatatagGTTACATTGTGTGGCGACAAAAGAAAGTTACATAGTCACCTTTCTTGTATTATATGACATCTAAAACATTATACAAgagtaatattttaatttatgtgagGCCTCTCATGAGTCACACTTTACATTTGTGAAATGGAAATAGTATGGTATATTAAAATTCAAGCGGGTAATAGAGTAGGAGGCCAAgtgataattttaaaagatcAAATACTAGCTATACCTTTTGGGTcaaaataatccagtcaaatccCTGGTAAAATTATATTGGGGCGGTTTAGAAACATTTTCTTGcatagataatttattataaatattattatttcttaaacCCATCCACAAGACCAGAGCTAAgtactataaaattaaaaactttaacTGGAATACGtagttaaaatatgatttatgaaGAAGTTGAGAGATCAAGAAGCAAAAAGAAAAGGCTTGTGGGGGACAATCCGCCAAATGAGGAGGCGGGTTTCCTCTGTTAAAAACGaaacaaatacaaatatttgtttAAGGAGAAAAAGGAAGGTCCAGCAATTAAGGCACGTGATTAGGGTTTTGATGTCGCAATATTTAATAATCTACAGCATTTCGAATCCTATACTTCCACTTTATTAAACCTCAAATATCTTCGACACTGAAttgttttttagagcaaaaaaaatataaatatgtctttttatactaatatctattttgtgtcatttttgtttataatgctctttaatatttttgaaaataaatttaactaatagtttcacaaacaaaaaaaaattggaaaaatagtaactattgataaaatacctatatgaacttagtggtatttttcagttctaaaaatatttaaatcataattttcagattatgttctacGTAAAGTAGAAAAGACATtatacgaagtagaaaacgaaatccacttttttcattgaatctacaatgtttagaatacatgatctacgtaaatctttagaaatcaaaatctacatattaatataaatataaaacacgTAGAAACTGACTTTTACagatttactgtaaatctaaaacatgtagaaatcaaaatctacacattactataattctaaaaacttgtagaaaccgatttctacatattagctgtattctacggataagaaatcagttcttaaaaatatggaaacaaaatatttgggaatattcactttcgtattttgaaaaaaatcgatttaaaaacaaaaacaaaaaaaagtggtAACCTTCTTTTCACATATGTCTTCTATATTCCATagattgttcaaaaaaaaaaattcacaaaaatttcacattatttctaccaTGATTCATATCTATGCTTCCACGGATCGATCAGACTATAAttcgagatcggtcgatctgtatgAAATCGACATTtgccgatcgagtgaaatggaccaggtcggTCAGTATATGCTccgcgtttttttttgttctgcataatgatcaagatcgatcgatccgttcaACCTTGTAATatcggatcgatcgatcccgcttGATCGAactcattatttattatatttaaaattacaattttaagagtattattgtcattttgaaaataatttgtcTAATAAGACATAAAATATATGAGATTAGCCCAGAGaaacatagttatcattttttttgctttaaaaaacaattttccctttttaatatattgttagtaaaataaaaaaagttaaatacaGCATCTAAACAGATATCTACCACCCCTTAATCTAAAACAAATATCTACATATGTTGAAAATTCCTATTTGCGAAAAACTGTACACAATACGTCGAGATGAAGAATATCTTTTTATTGGTAGGTCAAACTGAGATCAGATGCATGAGAGGGGAGTGAACGTTCATACGCTTGGTCACCATTTGTTAGTGTAATAGAATGGAATAGAGATAATAATGTCTATTTTagggtgttcaaaaaaaatataataatgtcTATTTCTGATGTATGGACGTGCGTAAGTCGGTCCATCGATATGTTAACACACAAGTTTGGTCGACCCCCTTTATATATGACCAGCGGACACGACAATGGGGAGTAGTATCGTTGACCAAAGGGTTGAGCATCATATGGATTGTTGGCACGCTCTTTAAGATTTGGTCTGCTCGCGAATGTGCCGAAGGGTAATTTGACATGTAATTCTTCAAAACGTTATATTTGGTGAAATATATTTAGAAGCTATTTTCTTGATTATTTCAGGATTCTGTCAGACCATAAATATGAAATGATGATATATGTGGTCGAAATATTTAACTCTCACATGTTCATCATGCTATAAACATTTtgttactctattttttcctttcaAATAGTGTTGGATGTTGCTCTAATAATATTCTATTTTCgagtgaaaaatagaatgataaacaaaaaataaaaaaattactctatatatagaataaaaaatatgtttacactattatagaatagaaaatagagtaccattaaagcatttttactctaaattctattttagaagaGAAAATAGAGTGGGGTTGGAAATGTCCttcgaaactatttttttgattatttcGGGATTCTGTCAAACCATAAATATGAAATGATGATATATGTGGTTgaacaaattattaaaacatgCTAAAAACCATGCTGCTTGAAAAATGGATGGTCAATCGCGAAAATACCAAGTGTATTGCGTACAAATATAACACATATACCGTGATCAGATATTGTCGTTCATACTCGAACGAAGAATTGTAGAAGCCGGGTtcacaaagaaaagaaaaagaaaaagagggaATACGTTGATCAAAACTGTGGGATATCATCATATGGGTgttcttatttaaaaattcgTCGGGGTCGTGGCCTTTCCTTAGGGTTCTGGCCAGACTGACGTGGCATTATAGCCATTAAAAGGTTTTGGTGATGCATTCGGTCACATACTTATAATATACAGACCTAAACATTTATCCTCACTTATTGTTGTCCttatactaaaaaaaattggttgatTTCTAAATTACTTTCTCTAACTATTGTCGCGCTGGAAGACTTAGCTTTAACATCTCTTAATTGCATGTGATATCACACGTGAGGATGGTCACACCTGCCCCTTTTGTATCGAATGTTACCCATTGACGATAAAGTTTGAAGTTTGTATACTAATGCACACATTGTAAATATTATTGATCTTGTTGGAACACCGAACACATATATAATACTAGCTCCCTGCGAATCATATAAATTTGTAAGTGCCACGTCGTCACACGTGGCTGAGTCTAGCAACTTGAGAGGATAAACACATGCTTCCACATCATCCCCCTCTTTTCCCTTATGAGTGATTCATGATATAAtactatatgatatattttgtcACCCGCAAGTTGCTGCATATTATCAATATCGTATATATTAATTGATCATATTCATATCTTCACCTCCTTCAATGGTATATTCAGTACTCGCTGAAAATGACCAAATATATTCTCTTCATTATGTATACTGTAAGTGATATTACTGAAATAGATTCCATTCTGACTTTTTGTTAAATGTTTCTTTTAAAAACTCCAATATACTTTGCTATGAATGTTATAAGTGATCGTATAATTATGTTACCAGTTGACGTCTAAAATATGCAAGTTATTTCTTATTGTTGATTTATGTTAATCACAAGCTCTAATATGTTACAGATTTTACACACTGCGAATAGACTGTAATACACTACATATCGCCTATACATAAATATTCAATCATGATTCAGACGTTTAAAAGATACAATTGAATCGATGGAATTGTTAGTATAGACCTGGTAGCAACAtacaatttttcttatttttatgcGTTGCTTGTTTCCAGTACAACTAGAACTCAACACAAGAGCAAAACAAATAATTCAACACCAAAAACTGCCTTTTTTTGTAATACAACTTATACTAAGAACCTTAAATTCCAGAACTGGGTTCAGTCACTACAAACGATTCCAGACACAGCACCAAAACTGCTTAAACTACATAATTACCATATAAATTCAAACagccattataaaatcattacGTAATATATCTGTGCATTCAGTAAAAATACAGCCACAAACAAAAGGCAATGTATCGGTGTAGAAACAAACATTTTATACTTCctccatttttttatatttttttatataaatcgttttagagaaaaaaatttgtttcaaattatatgacgttttcgattttcaatggaaaatttattaacacttaatgttatatgataataataataatataacttCTATTTTatcattggttgatttgtggttaagtaaataattaattatatttttttaaaaaaatataaaaaattaatgatttcttaatctatgtgcacaactctaaaaagatttatattaaaaaacggagggagtattacgTTTACTAACTTTGCCCTTAGAGCCTTTCATATATAGCCATTAAGCCATGAATGAATATGTCGTGTTCAGATATACATAGAAGTAAAGGATGTCTATTAAAGGGTCTTTACTAACACGAACTCTCCTAATCATCGTCCTTATCTTGGATACccacaatttattaaaataaggCGACAATTATGATTAATCTaaattagtgttgtttaaataGTTTGGGAGGTCCAATGAGTAGTGCTAATGTATCAGTTGCTTTTGACCTTTGACCGAGGAGGCACGTGCGCAGCATCTTTTGATTTTCGAAGATTTCGGTGTTGCACGTGCGACCCTGTCATCCTTTCTATTAATCTATCATCTTTTGTCTTAATCTCCTTAACTAAACTTCTCTTTAATTCTTTTTGTTCCCCAAAAACTATTACTTCTTAAATACTACTATTACCCCCAAAAACTATTACTTCTTTTAGGCTGTATTAGGCAAACATGCAGGGGCAAAGACTCAAATTTTGTTTAGGTTGTTGTATTAGTGAAACAATTATATTGAGTATTAAATGGTAAAGTTTCGTTTGTAATTTGATACACCTTCTCATACAGAAACTAGAACATTTGTATATAGCCATCGGTTAAAATATTTCATTGATCAGTATTAGAAGTTTGCATACATCACCACTAATtacaaaaagaatgaaaaacGAAAATGAAAAGATCTTTCGTGAAAGTTTGGAAAACAAAGCGAttcatttataaacaaattCCAGATTAGTTTTATAAGATAAAACTggacattttatttaaaaaaccaTGATCAACAACTGTAAAAGAAtgactaaaataaaatactttttgattCTTCCCTGATAAATTGTTGGCGTTTAACTTCTTGTGTTATGTATGAtaaaagaataaatatatttctgACAGTAACTCCGTGTTTGATGGGTAATTTACCCACTTGAGGGGTAATGATGCTCGCACTTTGCACACGTCTTAAGAATTCGTATCATGTGTACCATCGAATAGCGAGTATATTTTGGTACAATCGCTAGTTAAAGTAGCAATATACTACTATAATAGATATATGCTAAAAGATAATGAATAGTTCAGTAGATTAGTTAATAGTGCCAAAACCTCATAAAtctatttgtttaatttatttttttcttccggCAAAGATCACGACGAAGATGTACAAATCATCCATTAGTCAAACAAAACAGCCGTGTAAACTTAGACTAACGCGATTCTGCTAGCTGTAGATAGATAGCCgaagtgttttttttctctgtctCTTTCTTTAAAAGTCATAAtagtaaaaactaaagttatttATGTGGTTATTACACATCGTAAAAGTGGGAAATATAAAGTGATCCACGAGCTCAGCCAATGTTATTAATGCTTATAACTCAAAATTAGACCAATCACTAAAATCATCTCAAATAGTActccataatttttttatatattccactataaaatcaaataactctattatagagttgattTGTTCCAATGATTTACTCTATAATAAAATTACTTTATAACATAgtgaattataaaaaaaatgttatatttttactttattttaaaaataaatttactctatattcgactttataataaaattaccaTCAgagtaaatttaatattttataacagaattaaataaaatataaagaaaattataattcaccattggagatggtctaaccATATGAATCAGTGTAGATAAAAATTCATCATAAGTAACTTCAGTTTGATTAGTTATCTTGGAGGTAGTATACATACGTAAGAGTCCCATGCAAGGAAAGATTTAAATCCATAATAAACATAATTGATGTAGTAGTAGAAGTACATGAAAAGGACGTTCAAGTTACCTATGAATCAGGCCTCATCTTCTTAGACATGGAAGGTTGGATACAAGAGAATAAGGATAGTCTTTGCTTCTTTGGTTTAACATCAAAGATAAACGACCTCAGAGGAATACTAGTTTTGCTATCTTGCGTAGACCTTGTACTGGAACGGTTCTTTGACTCAGAAAGCGAAAACTCCTCGCTCAGTTTCCCAAGCGTCTTATCAGCTTCTCGCTGCAGTTTCTCAACTTGATCCAAACCCGTTTGAAGCTCTTCTGCGATCCTGTTGTTCTCCTTTTGCATGTTTGAAACCTCACCTTCGAACTTAGCTCCTTGGTAGATCGTAAACTTCGTTTCCGGATCATCAAAATCTGTTTTGAGAGCTTCGGTTATTTCGTTTTGTATGTTGTTTAGAGTTGAAGCTCTTGAGTTGATCTCTTCCTTGAGCAGCAAGCTTTTCTCTAGCCAGATGGTTAGCTCAGTGCGTATCTCGTTGAGGTGTTTGTATATGGGACGAACGTTTGATCTTATAGAAGGCTTATCTTGATTCTTTTGGTCTATGATTTTCATTAACTCAACTTGTAGGTCCTTGATCCCAGTATCAAACTGTTGTATCTGTCCAAACGAGTTGCTAAACCTCACCAGCAAGTTCAAGTTCTCGCTTAGCAATGCATCAACTCTTGCTCCAAACAGCTGTTCTTTTGGTGACAACAACATATGGTTTTGTCCAGCTATAGCGTTTATCGCATTATCTTCTTTGTAAATCAGCATGAACAATTGCTCTTTCTGTTGTTGTTCCTTGGCTATAGACTTTTGAAGACCATCACCATCATTTTTACCTTGAAGGAGGAGGTTGAGTTTATGGTTTAAGACTCTGACTTGTTCGTCTTTCAAGGTGTTTTCGCTCTTAAGtcttgtttctgtttcttcTAACATCTTTTTCACTTCCTTGTAGTTTCTAAGTACCTTTGTGTATTCGGTTAAGAGATGTTTCTCTCTACCTTCAATCCCATGTGctagaagcttttgcaaaaaTGCTTCATCTTCAGTTTCAATGCTTGATTTGGGTGATAataataaaacttcattttcCGCAGTTTCTTTTTCCGCAATAACCACTTCAGATGCTGGTTTAACATCTTCAGGCACAACTGAATCATCAATGTTTTCCTTTGTATCACTCAAAGATGTTGCACTTGGGATTGGCACATTAGTATcctttgattcttcttcttctccttcttggtTTAAGCCCTTTAACTTGTTAGACAAGAAAGTTAGTTTAATATGTGCTCTTGTAAGGTGTATTTCAATGTTCTGACTCTGTTCCTCGACCGCCTTGTCTATACCATTAATACCATTCAGCTTTTCCTCCATCTCTCTCAGCCTCTTCCTCATGTCAGCATCACTTTGAGATGAGTTATTATTCTCTTTAAGGGCTTCAATCTGTGCCTTGAGATCATCAATCTCTTCTCTTAGCCTTTGTATCAAAGCTGCTTGAGATGAGAACAAGCTCTCCAGATTCATCACATCATTCACAAGCTCATCTATATTATCAGCAACATCTGTTATGGTAAGGCATGAAccatccaccaccaccacctcatGTTCAGTTACctttttctccttctcttccttTTTCACTTCTCCACTTCTTTGAGTTCTTGTTCCATCATCAGAATGTTTATCAATCTCCTCTTTTGAATCACTTATCTCTTTTCTTATGATCTCAGTTTCTTTCACA
This genomic stretch from Brassica napus cultivar Da-Ae chromosome C9, Da-Ae, whole genome shotgun sequence harbors:
- the LOC106369977 gene encoding protein NETWORKED 2C-like, with the protein product MLRRAASNAYSWWWASHVRTKQSKWLDENLQDIEEKVQYALKLLEDEGDSFAKRAEMYYKRRPELISFVEESFKAYRALAERYDHISKELQNANTTIASVFPDQVPEFAMNEDDDSAVSPRNRKTQTDAMLSSNKNVPKVPNLPMKDSEATKMFKSRLANNKEHGGELSDVVVNKSGLSKTEAVEEIDKLQKEILVLQTEKEFVKSSYENALAKYWEIENRIMEIQGRVCGLQDEFDEGAVVIEDKEAQVLMSNTALKSCQEKLDELREKHEENVKETEIIRKEISDSKEEIDKHSDDGTRTQRSGEVKKEEKEKKVTEHEVVVVDGSCLTITDVADNIDELVNDVMNLESLFSSQAALIQRLREEIDDLKAQIEALKENNNSSQSDADMRKRLREMEEKLNGINGIDKAVEEQSQNIEIHLTRAHIKLTFLSNKLKGLNQEGEEEESKDTNVPIPSATSLSDTKENIDDSVVPEDVKPASEVVIAEKETAENEVLLLSPKSSIETEDEAFLQKLLAHGIEGREKHLLTEYTKVLRNYKEVKKMLEETETRLKSENTLKDEQVRVLNHKLNLLLQGKNDGDGLQKSIAKEQQQKEQLFMLIYKEDNAINAIAGQNHMLLSPKEQLFGARVDALLSENLNLLVRFSNSFGQIQQFDTGIKDLQVELMKIIDQKNQDKPSIRSNVRPIYKHLNEIRTELTIWLEKSLLLKEEINSRASTLNNIQNEITEALKTDFDDPETKFTIYQGAKFEGEVSNMQKENNRIAEELQTGLDQVEKLQREADKTLGKLSEEFSLSESKNRSSTRSTQDSKTSIPLRSFIFDVKPKKQRLSLFSCIQPSMSKKMRPDS